Proteins co-encoded in one Cricetulus griseus strain 17A/GY chromosome 1 unlocalized genomic scaffold, alternate assembly CriGri-PICRH-1.0 chr1_1, whole genome shotgun sequence genomic window:
- the Ccdc96 gene encoding coiled-coil domain-containing protein 96 isoform X2, translating into MDSHDGDTEGEGGTEEAPTRQSSETKVSSEPEPQTPADPAEPEPEPGPEPEPEPEPEPEPEPEPEPEPESEAETQPVADDTEAEVLEGSDDAHVEESLEAATAASETAEAASEAVSREPESLSEPHPETEREFQEGDEDEDEDEDEDEDEDEEPAGREKQDKVKKVKSKESRFRPSLPLTTIVEEAAAPAPQAEKEKAKESEQKRGSEEIRATGREQHKKSKEDEDMEEEDNEDFEDFEWSADVRKLQEEQLRGELVNQYHTLLLERNRYQRYNMYLQQKISETLRKKGLEAAEPVDKSAEPDSPEKEQAYLRYLAMLEELKKQEADDLQWYRQEVREMKHQCQEKQARVEKEWRRFQALKKQVVMQVMGSCRMRGGRQAALREVEQIQALEDKKEKEMSALRLENVQLKQSLVHFETRMKAQEDLAEGLLLIDFEQLKIENQTFNEKVEERNEELLKLRNKVTSNVQIITHVKEKLSFIDMENSCKKAQLLEIEAQVALGRDLLTKTKQTRDSLRIDNIKLNQKSGLLGKESLLRDLEEKVDKTEFLNKRLESLKRHHAGLTLSCKGVKQKIREAKMFLPS; encoded by the coding sequence ATGGACAGCCACGACGGGGATACCGAGGGCGAAGGAGGAACTGAGGAAGCCCCGACCAGGCAGTCGTCCGAGACCAAGGTCAGCTCCGAACCTGAACCTCAGACCCCGGCCGACCCTGCGGAGCCGGAGCCAGAGCCCGGGCCGGAGCCGGAGCCGGAGCCGGAGCCGGAGCCGGAGCCGGAGCCGGAGCCGGAGCCAGAGCCAGAGTCTGAGGCGGAGACCCAACCTGTTGCGGACGACACTGAAGCAGAGGTTTTGGAGGGGAGTGATGACGCTCATGTCGAGGAAAGTCTGGAGGCCGCTACGGCTGCGAGCGAGACAGCAGAGGCTGCGAGCGAGGCCGTGTCCCGAGAGCCAGAAAGTCTGTCAGAGCCGCATCCCGAGACCGAGCGGGAGTTCCAGGAGGGGGACGAAGACGAAGACGAGGATGAAGACGAGGACGAGGACGAGGATGAGGAACCCGCCGGGCGGGAGAAGCAGGACAAGGTGAAGAAGGTGAAGAGCAAGGAGTCACGGTTCCGGCCCTCCCTGCCACTGACCACGATCGTCGAGGAGGCGGCTGCTCCAGccccacaggctgagaaagagaaagcaaaggagtcagagcagaAGCGAGGTAGCGAGGAGATCCGGGCGACAGGTCGAGAACAacacaagaaaagcaaagaggatGAGGACATGGAAGAGGAAGACAATGAGGACTTCGAAGACTTTGAGTGGTCTGCAGATGTTCGGAAGCTGCAAGAGGAGCAGCTGCGCGGTGAGCTAGTGAACCAGTACCACACCCTGCTGTTGGAGCGGAACCGGTACCAGCGCTACAATATGTACCTACAGCAGAAGATCTCCGAGACGCTACGAAAGAAGGGCCTGGAAGCAGCTGAACCTGTGGACAAGAGTGCGGAACCAGATTCTCCCGAGAAAGAGCAAGCATACTTGCGTTATCTGGCCATGCTGGAGGAACTGAAAAAACAAGAGGCGGACGACCTACAGTGGTACCGTCAGGAGGTGCGTGAGATGAAGCATCAGTGCCAGGAGAAGCAGGCCAGGGTGGAGAAAGAGTGGCGGCGCTTCCAGGCCCTCAAGAAGCAGGTGGTGATGCAGGTAATGGGCAGCTGCCGCATGCGCGGTGGACGCCAAGCGGCTCTGAGAGAGGTGGAACAGATCCAGGCGCTGGAGGATAAAAAAGAGAAGGAGATGAGCGCATTGCGTCTCGAGAACGTGCAGCTGAAGCAGAGCCTGGTACACTTTGAAACTAGGATGAAGGCCCAGGAAGATTTGGCTGAGGGGCTGCTCCTCATCGACTTTGAACAGCTCAAAATTGAGAACCAGACCTTCAACGAGAAAGTCGAGGAACGAAATGAGGAACTTCTAAAACTGCGCAATAAGGTGACCAGCAACGTGCAGATTATAACCCACGTGAAGGAAAAGCTGTCTTTCATAGACATGGAGAACTCATGCAAAAAGGCACAACTTTTGGAAATTGAAGCCCAGGTGGCTCTGGGAAGAGATCTATTGACAAAGACGAAGCAAACCCGAGACAGCTTGCGAATTGACAACATCAAACTGAATCAGAAAAGTGGGCTTCTGGGTAAGGAATCACTCCTCCGAGACTTAGAAGAAAAGGTGGATAAGACAGAATTTCTCAACAAGCGCCTGGAATCCCTGAAGCGCCATCATGCAGGGCTCACCTTGTCCTGCAAAGGGGTGAAGCAAAAGATCAGGGAGGCCAAAATGTTCCTCCCCTCTTGA